One genomic segment of Gemmatimonadales bacterium includes these proteins:
- a CDS encoding nuclear transport factor 2 family protein has translation MSDPAASAASASPDTGALGRRLVDAFGKGWAKGDVPLLMSVFTDDAVFIETPFSAPRKGREAILQYWRDVPVHQAEVTFSSGEIFVVGPWFSAEYKVTFRRRRTGEWVEARGAMFCETSGDKISELRMYWHRWAGGREG, from the coding sequence ATGTCGGACCCTGCGGCGTCGGCGGCAAGCGCGTCCCCGGACACCGGGGCGCTGGGTCGCCGGCTGGTGGATGCCTTTGGCAAGGGCTGGGCCAAGGGGGACGTGCCGCTGTTGATGTCGGTTTTCACTGACGATGCCGTCTTCATCGAGACGCCCTTCAGCGCGCCGCGAAAGGGGCGGGAAGCGATCCTCCAGTACTGGCGGGACGTACCCGTCCACCAGGCGGAAGTCACCTTTTCGAGCGGCGAGATCTTCGTGGTTGGGCCGTGGTTTTCCGCCGAGTACAAGGTCACGTTCCGCCGTCGGCGCACCGGTGAATGGGTTGAGGCGCGCGGCGCGATGTTCTGTGAGACCAGCGGCGACAAGATTTCCGAGCTGCGGATGTACTGGCATCGATGGGCCGGGGGACGGGAAGGGTAG
- a CDS encoding DUF190 domain-containing protein → MHGLSGEGTLMRIHIGERDKHEGKPLHAAIVELLRSRGLAGATATRAIMGYGANARLHTDSVLRLSLDLPIVVECVDTEEKIQAVLPDIDAMMEGGLITLERVRVIAYRSHES, encoded by the coding sequence ATGCACGGGCTGAGCGGCGAGGGCACCCTGATGCGCATCCACATCGGTGAGCGGGACAAGCACGAAGGGAAGCCGCTCCATGCGGCGATTGTCGAGCTCCTGCGCTCCCGCGGGCTGGCGGGGGCCACGGCCACGAGGGCCATCATGGGGTATGGGGCAAACGCCCGCCTCCATACCGACTCCGTCCTCCGGCTTTCGCTCGACCTCCCGATCGTGGTCGAATGCGTGGATACCGAAGAGAAGATCCAGGCGGTCCTGCCGGACATCGATGCGATGATGGAGGGCGGCCTGATCACGCTTGAACGCGTCCGCGTCATCGCCTACCGCAGTCACGAGTCGTGA
- a CDS encoding Nramp family divalent metal transporter, whose product MSSSGPPIEELTAGWRHARISPSLPESFRTVNIPAGAPWWRKMLAFAGPGYMVAVGYMDPGNWATDLAGGSRFGYTLLSVILLSNIMAMLLQALALRLGIATGRDLAQACRDHYSRPVNFVLWLLCEVAIAACDLAEVIGSAIALNLLFGIPLLWGVCITAVDVLLILLLQHRGFRWLEAFVIVLVATIGACFAIELVLAQPALGELFRGLIPTTEIISDSAKLYIAIGILGATVMPHNLYLHSSIVQTRNFGDTVAGKREAIKYATIDSTLALFFAFFINASILILAAATFHTTGNQGVADIGDAHKLLAPLLGTTMASVLFAVALLASGQNSTITGTLAGQIVMEGFLNIRLPAWLRRMITRLIAIVPAVIVTAISGERGTGQLLILSQVILSMQLSFAVVPLVMFTSDKAKMGVFVNPPWLKVLAWLIAGVIGALNAWLLIETLRGWL is encoded by the coding sequence ATGAGCTCCAGCGGGCCCCCGATCGAGGAGTTGACCGCGGGATGGCGGCACGCACGCATCTCGCCGAGTCTTCCCGAGTCGTTCCGCACAGTCAACATCCCGGCCGGCGCCCCCTGGTGGCGGAAAATGCTCGCCTTCGCCGGCCCGGGATACATGGTCGCGGTCGGGTACATGGATCCCGGCAATTGGGCGACCGACCTCGCCGGCGGTTCGCGCTTCGGCTACACGCTGCTCAGCGTCATTCTCCTCTCCAACATCATGGCCATGCTGTTGCAGGCCCTCGCGCTGCGGCTCGGCATCGCAACCGGCCGCGACCTGGCCCAGGCGTGTCGCGACCACTACTCCAGGCCGGTGAACTTCGTGCTTTGGCTGCTGTGCGAAGTCGCCATCGCCGCCTGTGACCTGGCGGAGGTCATCGGCTCGGCCATCGCCCTGAACCTGCTCTTCGGCATTCCGTTGCTCTGGGGCGTCTGCATCACCGCGGTGGACGTGCTCCTGATCCTGCTGCTGCAGCACCGCGGATTCCGGTGGCTCGAAGCCTTTGTCATCGTCCTGGTGGCCACGATCGGCGCCTGTTTCGCCATTGAACTGGTGCTCGCCCAGCCGGCGCTCGGGGAGTTGTTTCGCGGACTGATCCCCACGACGGAGATCATCTCCGATTCGGCCAAGCTCTACATCGCGATCGGGATCCTCGGTGCCACCGTCATGCCGCACAACCTCTACTTGCACAGTTCGATCGTGCAGACGAGGAACTTCGGCGACACGGTGGCGGGCAAGCGCGAGGCGATCAAGTACGCCACCATCGACTCGACGCTGGCCCTCTTCTTCGCCTTCTTCATCAACGCCTCCATCCTGATCCTTGCGGCGGCCACGTTCCACACCACGGGCAACCAGGGCGTCGCGGACATCGGCGACGCGCACAAGCTGCTCGCGCCGCTCCTGGGCACCACGATGGCCAGCGTGCTCTTCGCGGTGGCGCTGCTGGCCTCGGGGCAGAACTCGACGATTACCGGCACGCTCGCCGGCCAGATCGTGATGGAGGGGTTCCTGAACATCCGGCTGCCGGCGTGGCTCCGGCGGATGATCACGCGACTGATTGCCATCGTGCCCGCCGTCATCGTCACGGCCATTTCAGGCGAGCGGGGCACCGGCCAGTTGCTGATCCTCAGTCAGGTCATCCTGAGCATGCAACTTTCGTTCGCCGTGGTGCCGCTGGTGATGTTCACCAGCGACAAGGCAAAGATGGGAGTGTTCGTGAATCCGCCGTGGCTGAAGGTGCTCGCCTGGCTGATTGCGGGGGTCATCGGCGCGCTCAACGCCTGGCTGCTCATCGAGACACTTCGCGGCTGGCTCTGA
- a CDS encoding DUF4384 domain-containing protein, whose amino-acid sequence MLTTLLASIAVAASLADGPPPPITVSLNSGGEYNRGDYAQAQFRASADGYVLLLQTDQNGRIRVLFPLDPGDDNFIRGGKTYKVVGRDNRGSFYLDEAGASGMVYAAWSKSPFQFTEFVRGDHWDYSVFDQYNAADDPESQLTDFVLNFTTQGFDYAIDRYIVYSYSEVVTGGGGGTYIGVTGWPWPTYYTGGWSVGISFGSPCCYSGWYGYPAYGWGYPAYGWGYPAYGWGYPAYGWGYPAYGYGYPAYGYPGYGYGYPGYGPGYPAYRPYTFKPGGTITTAGNPYRPRGDAFAPRSSVFQTTYRDRPTYGMSGTGRLTTDAATISGRAEAGRRPAARPSAQPNPSGQRGSTIGRSLGGTNRGATGGTARRPSSGSGSGAAATPNTGGTRRPTTGTSGAAPRARSSTGASSNSTRARGWTSDGQERPAVSGRPRISPTAPSSGRSTAGSAGRTTAGSAASPRNSGRAATPSRQPSASGGSRPSVQPPSRSSGGSRPSAQPQSRPSSPPAARSGGRSGGGGAARGSAPSGGGGGGRRGR is encoded by the coding sequence ATGCTTACCACACTGCTCGCGTCGATCGCGGTCGCGGCGTCCCTCGCCGACGGGCCGCCCCCGCCTATCACCGTCTCGCTGAACAGCGGCGGCGAGTACAACCGCGGCGACTATGCCCAGGCCCAGTTCCGGGCCAGCGCAGACGGCTACGTCCTCCTCCTCCAGACCGACCAGAACGGGCGCATTCGCGTCCTTTTTCCGCTTGACCCGGGCGACGACAACTTCATCCGGGGCGGGAAGACCTACAAGGTCGTCGGGCGCGACAACCGGGGGTCCTTCTACCTCGACGAGGCCGGGGCCAGCGGAATGGTCTACGCAGCCTGGTCCAAGTCACCCTTCCAGTTCACCGAGTTCGTGCGGGGCGATCACTGGGATTACTCGGTCTTCGACCAGTACAACGCCGCGGACGATCCCGAAAGCCAACTCACCGACTTCGTCCTGAATTTCACCACCCAGGGGTTCGACTACGCGATTGACCGGTACATCGTCTACTCCTATTCGGAAGTCGTCACCGGCGGCGGCGGCGGAACCTATATCGGGGTGACCGGCTGGCCGTGGCCGACCTATTACACTGGCGGCTGGAGTGTCGGGATCTCGTTCGGTTCGCCCTGCTGCTACAGCGGCTGGTACGGCTATCCCGCCTATGGCTGGGGCTACCCGGCGTATGGCTGGGGCTATCCCGCCTACGGTTGGGGCTATCCGGCGTATGGCTGGGGGTATCCGGCCTACGGCTACGGATATCCGGCCTATGGATATCCAGGTTACGGGTACGGTTACCCGGGGTACGGCCCCGGCTATCCGGCATACCGCCCCTACACTTTCAAGCCCGGCGGGACCATCACCACTGCGGGCAATCCTTACCGCCCGCGTGGCGACGCCTTCGCGCCGAGGTCGTCGGTGTTCCAGACCACCTACCGTGACCGGCCGACCTATGGCATGTCAGGAACTGGCCGGTTGACCACGGACGCGGCAACGATCAGCGGTCGTGCCGAGGCGGGTCGGCGCCCTGCCGCCCGGCCGTCCGCACAGCCCAATCCGAGCGGACAGCGCGGCTCGACCATCGGCAGATCGTTGGGTGGCACGAATCGGGGCGCCACCGGAGGTACTGCTCGGCGGCCGTCGAGTGGGAGCGGGTCTGGGGCGGCTGCGACGCCGAATACGGGCGGAACCAGGCGTCCAACGACAGGGACGTCGGGTGCCGCGCCCAGGGCCCGGTCCAGCACGGGTGCGTCTTCCAACAGCACCCGGGCGCGTGGATGGACATCTGATGGACAGGAGCGCCCGGCGGTGTCGGGTCGGCCCAGGATTTCGCCGACGGCACCTTCCAGTGGTCGGAGTACCGCCGGGTCGGCTGGTCGCACTACTGCTGGATCGGCTGCCAGCCCAAGGAACAGCGGCAGGGCCGCAACCCCCTCCCGCCAGCCGTCGGCTTCGGGCGGCAGTCGGCCGAGCGTACAGCCGCCGAGCCGCTCATCGGGAGGCAGCCGGCCCAGTGCGCAACCTCAGTCCCGTCCGTCCAGCCCGCCTGCAGCGCGGAGCGGTGGTCGGTCTGGCGGCGGTGGTGCCGCCCGCGGGAGCGCTCCCTCCGGCGGCGGTGGCGGCGGGCGGCGGGGCAGGTAG
- a CDS encoding tetratricopeptide repeat protein, whose protein sequence is MTRACSAVLLVGALLLIPVVGRAQVVDADAAWNQGRYGAAREAYLRALTQDPASVRASYRLGVLAAWDGNLDSALTYLAQARTADPADPDVRAMQATVLSWAGEYSASLVKWDSLIALYPERLDGLVGKARTLSWDGREREADSLYQVVLRRDPTNADALNGTAQLAYWGGRSTEAIAGYQRAISYRPSDLTAHLGLAQVYRSVGRQHDALAEADSALALAPTNKEAMRARTDIVRTVQAAVDVTLGWSDDSDDNEMWWQTVSASTPVANRVRGFGSVGAYEGSSTPDITATRGTLEMGATYTQDTWQLTGALGAQGLWPDSGVSRTVPTARLGATYRVQPALGLGVSYAHFPFAETASLIGADVDVDAVDASMDVTAGSGVSLGAGGGAGWFSDGNVRTSGVLAATKQLPHHLFVGGMARMVWFRETVPTYFSPDRFTVVEARGGYVRTGTDWETRIGGGAGVQQIANTGPWQFEGHIEGRASWWFSERNRLEVFAGISNSAYVSATGAYRWGTAGLVIRLGL, encoded by the coding sequence GTGACTCGTGCCTGTTCGGCAGTTCTGCTGGTCGGAGCGCTGTTGTTGATCCCGGTCGTCGGAAGGGCCCAGGTCGTCGACGCCGACGCCGCCTGGAACCAGGGCCGCTATGGCGCCGCCCGGGAGGCCTACCTCCGGGCGCTCACCCAGGACCCGGCGTCGGTGCGCGCGAGCTATCGCCTCGGGGTCCTCGCCGCGTGGGACGGCAATCTCGACTCCGCGCTCACCTACCTTGCCCAGGCACGCACCGCCGACCCGGCGGACCCCGACGTTCGCGCGATGCAGGCGACGGTCCTCAGCTGGGCCGGGGAGTACTCCGCATCGCTGGTGAAATGGGACAGCCTGATTGCGCTGTACCCGGAGCGCCTCGACGGTCTCGTCGGCAAGGCGCGCACGCTGTCGTGGGACGGCCGCGAGCGGGAGGCCGATTCCCTGTACCAGGTGGTGCTCCGGCGCGACCCAACCAACGCCGACGCGCTGAACGGCACGGCGCAACTCGCCTACTGGGGTGGACGGTCGACCGAGGCCATCGCGGGGTACCAGCGAGCGATATCGTACCGCCCGAGCGATTTGACCGCGCACCTTGGGCTGGCCCAGGTGTACCGCTCGGTCGGGCGCCAGCACGACGCGCTTGCCGAGGCGGACAGCGCATTGGCGCTGGCGCCGACCAACAAGGAGGCAATGCGGGCCCGGACGGACATCGTACGCACGGTCCAGGCAGCGGTCGATGTCACGCTCGGCTGGAGCGACGACTCCGACGACAACGAAATGTGGTGGCAGACCGTTTCCGCCTCGACACCGGTGGCAAACCGGGTGCGGGGCTTTGGCTCGGTGGGCGCGTATGAGGGGAGCAGCACGCCGGACATCACCGCCACCCGCGGGACTCTCGAAATGGGAGCAACCTATACGCAGGACACCTGGCAGCTGACCGGCGCCCTCGGCGCGCAGGGGCTCTGGCCGGATTCGGGAGTGTCCCGGACGGTACCGACGGCCAGGCTGGGGGCCACCTACCGGGTCCAGCCTGCGCTGGGCCTCGGCGTGAGCTATGCGCACTTTCCCTTCGCCGAAACGGCGTCACTGATCGGGGCCGATGTCGATGTGGACGCGGTGGACGCCTCGATGGATGTGACAGCAGGCTCCGGGGTGTCGCTCGGGGCGGGAGGGGGCGCCGGGTGGTTCAGCGACGGCAACGTCCGGACCTCCGGAGTCCTTGCCGCGACCAAGCAGCTCCCGCACCATCTCTTCGTGGGGGGGATGGCCCGCATGGTGTGGTTCCGCGAAACGGTCCCGACCTACTTCTCACCCGATCGCTTCACCGTCGTGGAGGCACGCGGCGGCTACGTCCGCACGGGCACCGACTGGGAGACGCGGATCGGGGGCGGCGCCGGCGTTCAGCAGATCGCGAACACCGGGCCGTGGCAGTTCGAGGGGCACATCGAGGGGCGGGCGTCGTGGTGGTTCTCCGAGCGGAACCGTCTCGAAGTGTTCGCGGGAATAAGCAACAGTGCCTACGTCTCGGCTACCGGCGCCTATCGCTGGGGGACGGCGGGCCTCGTCATCCGGCTCGGCCTCTAG
- the crcB gene encoding fluoride efflux transporter CrcB has translation MIYWIAFGSALGGAARYSLGGLVQRWAPGEFPLGTLAVNIIGSLVLGFLIRYTLETPAVSAEVRAFLTIGFCGGFTTFSTFSFETATMLERGEWSRLAIYAGLSLLLTVAGVLIGAALAGQALTLRRTI, from the coding sequence ATGATCTACTGGATCGCATTTGGCAGCGCCCTCGGGGGCGCCGCCCGGTATTCGCTCGGCGGATTGGTGCAGCGCTGGGCGCCGGGTGAATTCCCCCTCGGCACCCTCGCGGTGAACATCATCGGCTCGCTGGTCCTCGGCTTCCTCATTCGCTATACCCTTGAGACACCGGCGGTGAGCGCGGAGGTCCGGGCCTTTCTCACCATCGGATTCTGCGGCGGGTTCACCACTTTCTCCACCTTCAGCTTCGAGACTGCGACGATGCTCGAGCGCGGCGAGTGGTCTCGCCTGGCAATCTATGCCGGGCTGAGCCTCCTGCTGACCGTCGCGGGGGTGCTGATCGGAGCGGCGCTGGCAGGGCAGGCGCTCACCCTCAGGCGCACGATCTAG